The DNA window TGTAACAATTCGTGGGGCAATGTTGATTGGGATTATTATCCTGGTTGCGACTCCTGTGGAATGAATGGAAACATCTGTGTGAATCCCCTTTTCTGTGATCCGGAGAACGGCGACTACTCGATTGCGGATGAATCGCCTTGTGCACCGGGGAACTCCGGAGGTTGCGGTCTGATAGGAGCGTTAGATGTGGGGTGCGTGTTCACGTCGGTCCCGATAGCCCGGCGGGATACGACCTCTTGGGGAACGATCAAGAAGATGTTCCGCTGATCCTGCGCACCCCCACACCCTCACTCGATCCCCAATCGCGATCAGACTCGAAATCCAAATCGAAATCGCAATCGAAATCGAGTTCTGGGGACACAATACGGAATACTAAAAACCCCGAGTTCTGGGGACACAATACGGAATACTAAAAACCCCGGTATCACGGGCATGCATGCATCCCGATCGTCTGGCTGTCCTTGGGGAATCACCCCAGGTCACACGAGAAGGAAGCCCCGACGAAACGGTGAATTCCGTATTGTGTCCCCGGAATTCACGCACCTTCGTAACCAGATACCTTTTCGCGAACGGGCGAGAGAAAAGGTATCTGGTTACGAGGAATCCTTCTTGATCTTCGTGTTCTTCGTGGTGAGATTTTCGCTCCTGATCAAGGAACGTCCTTCCCCATGTGCCGGGCGAGGAAGTCCTCGATCTTCTCCATCAGTTCGATGGTTTTTTTCTCGTCCGAGAGAGCGTGCCCTTCGCCGGGAATGAGGACATACTCCACGTCCTTGCCCGCCTCCCGGAGGGCGTTCACCATCTCTTCGGATTGACTCATTTTCACACGGGGGTCGTTCTCCCCCTGGACGATCAGGATCGGCGCGCGGAACTTGTCGGCGTGGAGGGCTGGCGACGTCTCCGCCATTTGCAGGCTATCCTCGACCGGGTCCCCCCAGCGTACGCGAATCTCGTCAAGGTAAGGGCCCCAGTAAGCGGGAAAAGATCCGAAGAACGTGAAGTAATTGGAGATCCCCCACATGTCCACGCCGCAGGCGTAGATCTCGGGCGTGAACGCCATCCCCGCGAGCGCCGCATAGCCGCCGAAACTCCACCCCAGAATGGCGATCCGGTCGGGATCGGCGATCCCTTGATCGATGAGCCAATGCACGCCGTCGGTGATATCGTCCTGCATCGCCAAGCCCCACTGCTTGAATCCGGCCCGCATGAACGCTTTGCCGTACCCCTCGGACCCGCGAAAGTTCGGCTGAAAGACGGCGTAGCCCCGGTTGGCGAGAAACTGTGTCTTCGCGTCGAAACCCCAGGAGTTCCGCCACTGCGGCCCGGCGTGGGGGTGGACGATGAGCGGCAGGTTCTTCGGCTCCGCGCCGGCGGGGATCGTCAGGTAACCGTGGATGAGGAGCCCGTCCCGCGCCTCGTAGCGGATCAGCCGGGTCTCCGCCATCCGAGCCTCCTCCAACCAGGGAGCGGCGTCCCGCAGGAATTGCAGGTCGTCCGCATTCGCGTCGTAGAGGTAGTACCGCCCCGGAAGGCGGTCCGAGGTGACGAGCAGGACGAAGCGGTCGGCGTCGTCGTTCCGGGACTCGATCGCGATCTCGTAGTCGCCGAGCCGCTCCCGAAGCCGCCAGTGCCACGCGGCCATCTCCGGATCGAAGAAGTGGTAGGTCCGCCTCTCTCCCGTGTAGAGCGCGTAGAGGAGCTTCTCCTTCTTCGCGCAATAGTCGAAGAGATCCCTTTCGTCGTCGCCGAAGGTATCGTACTCGGGATGCTCGAAGAGCACCCGGACCTCGCGCCCCTTCGCCATGTCGTATTCGACGATGGCGATCTTATCCCGCCCGACATTGGAGTAGGCGTAAACGTGGTCTTCCTCGGGGGCGAAGAACCAGGGATCGAAGATGTCGTCCGGATCGGTGGTGAGCGTTTCGATGAACTCCTCCTCCGCGTTCCGCCTGTACATCATGCTCGTTCCGTCGATGATCCGGATCACACCCTCCTCATCCGCCATCCAGGAACGAATATCACCGGGGTTCTCGAACACCATCTCCATCGCACCGGACCGGGTGTTCAGGCGGTAGAGATCGAAGATCCGCGGATCGCGTTTATTCAGGCCGATCAACATCTCGTCGGGGCGTTTTTTCAGCCGGCTGACGAGGCGGGTCTTCACGCCGTCGAAGTCGGTGAGGCAGCGGACGGCGCCTTCCTCGATATCCACGGAGTAGAGTTTGTAGTTCTCGTCCCCCCCGTCGTCCTGGATGTAGAGGAGAAGCTCGTCGTTTCCCCAGGTGAAACGGTTCACGTCCCTCTCGGTGTCGCCGGTCACACGGCGCGACTCGCCGGTTCGGATGTCCCTCACGAACAGATTGTCCCGTCCCTGATACACACCGACGAAAGCCAGATGCCGGCCGGAGGGAGAGAGCTTGTATTCCGTCTCTTCCGGGTGGCGGAAGAAGTCCCGGATCGGGATTTTTCGCGCGGCGGCGACTCTCGGGGCGTCGGAGGCGCAGGCGGCGATAAAGAGAAAAAGGAGAGCGAGAACGATCGGCGGAATGCTGCCCGTGCGGCGCATCGTTTTGTCCCTCCATTTGTAGCGGCACCCACTGCCGAAGCGCGACCCGATCCTTCCATCGGTCTCTTCCAACGAACGCGGGTCGCGTTTCCTTCCGTCGCGGAGTCGGCCCCGAGGGACGAATCGTGATCCACCTCCACGGTCCAAGAGAGAGACGAAGAGTAAGCTCGGTCGGTTCAAACGAATCGGCGTCGGCGGTCCGGCACGCCCGCGTGAAAATGTTTTTCCGAAAATGAAAGTATTTTTCGCCGCACCCTCCCCCCCGCGCGCGCAAACTCTTGTCTCCTCGGAGGTGAGAGCGTTCTCGGCGACGGCACGCCTCTTGCCCTTCCTCATTCAGGGGGCGGGCTCCTCGGTCCACGACGACGGCGCCCGCATGGACTCCCACGGCGCAATCCCGTCCCGGTTCGGCCGAGAATACCGGGACGCTTTCCCGCTCCGCCCCCGCGCGCGGTGCCGGGCGCCCCGCGGGGCGAAGAGCGGAAGCGGGCGGAGGCGGCCCGGCCGAAAGGTCCGATAACGTGCTGCGGCACGGGAGAGGTGGAAGAACTTGAGGAAGTATTGGCTAACGGTCACGGGCGCGTGTTTCGCGGCCCTTTTCGCTTTCCTTTTCGTCGTCGGCTGCGACCTGGACGGCTCCTCCGTCGGCGGACCCACCGCCGCGGACGATCCGAGCCCGAGCGCCGGCGAGCTTCACAACCGGGTTCTGGAGAAGATCCACGCGGTATGCGATGAGCCGTCGCTTTCCAAAACGGAGAAACTCACCCGGACCACGGCGGCGGTCGGCGCATTCGCCCTCGAACACGGCATGGAGCCTCCGACGGCGGACGATGTGAATCTTTACATCGAAAGGGGCCGCAAGATTGCTCTTCAAGCTCTCGAAGATCCGTCGATTCTCGCCGCCACGGCCTTCACGGGGGAAGATCTCCTCTGGTGGGAGCGTTTCACAGAGGAGGCGTGCTCCCCGGACGCCCGCGCCGTCTATGAAGAGCACTGCGCGCTCTACGGCGCCCCGCGGAAAGGATCGGTTCTGGATTACGCCGCCGACATCTGGGTCCACTCCGCCGAATACTGGATCGCGAGACACGCCGACGAGTGGGTATCGGGAGGTATGACGAAGCTGCAGGATGAGCAATCCCGACTTCTTCGATTCGTCGTCATGGTGGCGGTAGACGGGATCGCCGGAGGAATCAGCGGCGCAAGCGCAGGCCCCGTCGTCGGCGGCATCATCGGGGGCTTGGCGTCCAACGGAGCGGACGACATTCTCTTCGGAGACGACGACGAGGTATAGGAGAGAACGATGACTCAGTTCTTGGTCAACGTGGCGGCGTGTCTGACCGGGCTTCTCCTCGCTCGTTGGATGACCGGCCGCAAGGAGGACATCTGGTCCGGCTTTTGGGGGATCTGCGCGGTGATGATGGTGAGCGCGCTCTACACGATGCGGACCTTCTGGCTCCTCCCCGCCGTCCCGCTCTTTCTCTACCTGTTGTACAGGCGGAGGGGGAACACGGCCGCGGGCTGAGGGGGCGCCTTCGGTTCACGCGGCCTTACGCGCCGTAACAAGGGAACCGGATCCCCATGCGATGCGTCGCGGGATCCGGTTCCCTCATCCTCAGCGCAGATAGGGGAGCGCCTCGAGGTTCTCGCGCGCCTCGGCGACCGCGTCGGCGGGAATGTCGCGGGTGATGGAACGCCCGGTGACGCGGAGAGGTGCGCGCTCGTCGATCCCCGGCTCGAAGGGACCCTCCATCGGCCGGCCGTCCATCTCTTCCGGAATCGGCTCGCCGAGGAGGCGGAGCACCGTCGGCACGAGATCGATCAGCTTCATCCCGCCGGCGACGCCTCCTCTCTTCACGAAAGGACCCTGGGCGAGGAAGATCCCCCGCGGCTCGTGGTAAGCGGAAAAGGTGTAGGAAGGCTCGCGAAAGATCCCCTCCCCTTCTTCATAGGGGGATCCGCGGCCGAAGAAGTAGCCTCTCTCCGGCAGGAAGATCAGATCCGGCGCGTCGTCCATGAGCGGCCCGTTGTAAATCTCTTCCTTCTTGTAGGCGGCTCGCACGACCTTCGCGCCGTTCTCCGGGTCCTCGAGGGCGAGCAGTTTGTCGCGGATCTCGTGTAGGAGCGCGTTCCGCGCTTCCGGTTCCACCACGCCCATCGGGAAGCGTTTCTTGTCGTTCACCGTCATCCGTCCGCCGAGGTGGGTGAAATAGAGCACCCGCGAGCGGACAGGGTTGGGGTCGCAGTACCCCTCTCCCCAGAGCCATCGGAGAACCTGCAGCTCCCGGGTCACCGGTCCGAAGCCGTGGTCGGAGATGACGAAGAGAACGGTCCGGTCGTCCATGGCGTCCAGGAACGTTCCGACGATCTCGTCCGTGCGGATCCAGAAATCGCGGATCGCCGAGCCGTAACGCTCGCGCAGCTCCGGGTCCACCTCGCGCCCCTCCGGGTCCATGAACTTCCAGAAGAAGTGCTGCACCTTGTCGGTCCCCATAAAGACGAGCCAGAAGAGCTCCCAATCCTCGTTTTGGAAGAGGTCGAGGGCGATCCGGGCGCGCGCTTCGCGGGTGGCGTTCAGGTTGACGAGGAATGCGTCTTCGCCGCCGGGGGGGAGATATTCGCCGTAACGGTCGAGCCGCCAACCGAGCAGTTCCGATTCGAGTTCCGGCGGCCACGTGTAGCCGCTCTGATCCAGATGGGGGAAACCGGAGATCATGATCCCGTCGACCGAATCGGGCGGCGAAGTGACCGGCACGCTGATCACAACCGAGCGCCGGCCGCTCTCGGTCATGTATTCCCAGGCCGCTTTCGCCCGCCGGTCGAGAGAGGTCGCGGGCACGGGCAGGAATTTCCGCCGGTCCACCAATTCAAAGTCGAAGATGCCGTGCTTGGCGGGGTTCACGCCGGTGATCGCCGACGTCCAGGCGGGAGCGGAAAGGGGCGGAAGCACCGATTCCAAATCGCCGCGGCATCCCTCGGCGCGGAGACGGGCGAGGTTGGGGAGGATCCCCTCCTCGATCCAAGGATCGAGGATGTCCCATGTGGCGCCGTCCAGCCCGATCACCGCCACGCGGAGACCGGTGGGGCGGGAGTCGCTCCCGCCGCCGCAACCGGCGAGGAATACCGCGGTGATCGCCGTCGCGATGATCCGAACCGAAAACCGAAGGGCGGTATGTGGCATGCGGTTCTTTTCCCTTTCGCTCGGAGGGCGCGATCGCCCGCGGTTTGGCGCGCCTATCTTTTGGAAAGATAGTCCATTCCGCTCCTCCGGTCGAGAGGCGGCATGGCTCATCCCGGATCCCTAACGGCCGACGGCCAGGCGTTGCCGGAGGGGAGAAACACCGGACGGCCATTCCCCCTTCCCCACGTTGGTCTCCCCCTCGAAGACGAGGTAACCGTAACGGCCGTAGTGGGGCGTCTTCCTCCCCACCGCCTGGATCGACCCCGCATCGCCCGGGAGGAAAAGGGACCAGGTGAGATCCCGGTTCTCCGGGTGGACCAGGGTGAGGACGAAGCCGCGTCCCTCCCGCCCGAAGCGCCCGCCGGGGAGTACGATCGAGTCGGCCGAGACGGCGCACCCCTCGGGGAGTCCCCCCAGAAAGCGGTCCGTGTACGCCGTCTCCCCGAGCAGCCAGACCGTCCGCCGCGCCAGGAGGTCCGCCGGAGCCTCGCCCCGCACGATCCGGGCGCCGCTCCTCTCCGCCCAGCCGCGCGCAAGATCCTCCAACGCCTCGCCCGACTCCGAACCGCCCTCCGCCGGGAGAACGATCAGGGTCGAGTCGCCTCCCAGGGTGCCGGAAAGGGCGGGCGGGATCTCCTCCCGGTGAAGCCTCCGGAAGATATCGAAGCCGGGATCCACGGCGACCACCGCCGGCCGTCCGCGCCCCTTCCACTCGAATGATTTCTCGCGGTCCTCCAGATAAACGATCACCGTGTCCTGTCCGGCGTCCGTCTCGATCACCACCGGAACATCGATCCGCCAGGGCGTTCCCTCCTGAACCAACCGTCCCTTCACCTCGAAACGGTCGTCCCCCGCCGACCCGGCCTTCACCTTCTCCATGCGGAGGGAGGGCGCGCCGGTCCGCGTGGTCCACTGACGGAAAAAGCCCTCCAGATCCTCACCGCTCGCCGCCTCGAAGGCGGCGCGAAGATGCCCCCAATCGGAAAAGAGGAACTTCCGTTCCGCGTAGAAACGGCGGAGTCCCGTCCGAAACGCCTCGTCGCCGATCTCCTTCCGGAGCATGTGAAAGACCATGGTCGCCTTGGAGTAGCCCACCGCCTGAGTGGAAGCATTGTGGCGCCCGCGGAAATCGACGAGGGGGAAGTCCTCGGCGCCGCTCACGTAATCCTGAAACTTCTGCAGCTCGCCGCGCCGGTAGGCGGCCGCTTCTTCCGGCCCCTTGTCTTCCTGATAGGCGTAGTCGGCGCCGTAGGCGGTGAGCCCCTCGCACCAGTTGCCCTTCTCCCAATCCACCCAGACGCCGTTCCCCCACCAGTTGTGAAGGATCTCGTGTCCATAAGACGTGAATGGGATATGGGGGAGGCGGATCACCCGGTCGCCGAGAAGCGTGAAAGAGGGCATCCCATACCCGGTCTGCCAGAAATTCTCCACCAGCGCGAACTTGGGATAGGCGTAGGGGCCGTATTGGCGGCTGTAGCGTTCGAGATAATTCCGGGTCGCGGCGGTGTAGGTTTGGTGGAGTCGTTCCGCGTCCTCGGCGTCGTAGAGAAAGGTTTGGATCTTTATGTTTTCGAAATCGGACTCGCGGAGATGGTAGGGGCCGGCGACGAGGTAGGCTTCCTCCATCGGGACATCGCTCGACCATCGGGAGACAAGGCGACTTCCCCGCTCGAAACGCCCATCCAGCTTCCCTTGGGACACCGTCTCCCAACCCCGAGGCACCGTCGTCTCGAGCCGGAATGTGAAGCGGTCCCCCGGCACCGTCGGCAGCCAGACCGTGGAGCCGCCGAGGAAGGCGCCCCGCGTCTCGATGATGCCGCTGGTGGTCGCGAAGGAGCGGGCGTAGGCGTCCCCGGGCGCTTGCAGCGAGTCGAGGATACGACCGGAGTAGACGACGGTCAGGTCCGCCGTTCCTCCGCCCGATCGAGGGACGTTCACCTCGACCACCCGCGCGTTCTCCCAGGTCTCCCCCTCCGAGCCCTCGGCCACCTCCCAAAAAGAAGGATCGTTCTCACTCCGCCGCCATTGCAGTTCCCGCTCGCCGAGAGCGATTCGGTCGATCTTGAGATTCTCGTTGAGAAGAAAACGAAACACGCTCGTTTCGATCTCCACGACGCTGATCCGATCGGTCACGCGGATCGTCGACGCGCCCGGTTCGAGCTCGGCGCGGATCACGTGTTCGGTGATGTGGGGCACGGCGGCCGCGGCGAGGGGAGGACGCGCCGCGAGGAGCGTGAGAAAGGCGAGGGACGCGAGAAAAGCGCGTGCGCGCATGAAACCGGTCTCCTTTCAGAGGTCGGGTGTTTCGCCGGCGGCGTGGGCGTTTCCGAGCCACGAAGCCCAGGCGCAATCAAACCAACAGGCGAGCGTTTTCCAACGCCCCCAGGGAGCGTAGCGTCGCTCGATCGCCCGGTCGGTGACGGGGCGGGAACGAAAATGAACGTCCGAAACGGTCTTTCGGATCCAGGAATCCAGAATGAGGCGATCGTACCGGCCGAGCGAGACGAGAAGAGTGCTCACCGCGTAAGGCCCGAAACCGCGGATCGAGGCGAGCGACGCCGCGAGTTCCTCAGTGCCCCGGGGCGGATCGGCGAACCCGTCGAGATCGAGATCGCCGCCGCGCACCGCCGCGGCGAGGGCGTACAGATAGGGAGCCCGGTAACCGAGCCCGCATTGTTCACGGAGACCTTTTTCGCCGAGACGAACGACGGCGCTCGGGTTCGGGAAGAGGCGAGGCGCCGCCGAGCCCCCTCGCCAGGGGCGCACCGGGGCGCCCGCCCGATCGATCAGGTTCCGGACCATCCTCTTCGTTCCGGACCAGCTGACGTTCGTCGTCAGAAGCACCTTGGCGAACTCCTCGAAGAGGGTCGGCGCGCGGAGGAACGGGCCGAGCCCCTCACGGACCACGAAATCCAGCTCACCCCTCTCGGCGGCGAGGCGGTGAAAGGGAGCGAAGTCGTCGTCGAGACGGAACACCCATCGGAGAATCGCCCGCGCCTCGCGTCTCGCCGCCGGGCCGACCGGCGCGCCGCCGATCTGCGCCGCCCGCAGGGCCTGCCCTTCGCTCCGGTCGCGCCGGCTGGTTACGCGGAAGGCGACCGGCTCCCCTTCGGCGCGGAAGGCGACATCCAGCGCGCGACGCCCGTCGTCCCAGCGGAAAGGGGGGAGCGCGTACCAGCCGTGGGAGAGCACCATCAGCCGGAAACGAAAGGGACGACGAACGGCGAGCGCGATCTCCGCCGCCGGCGCACCCCGCCTTCCCTCCGATCCGCCCAATTCACTCTCTTTCTCAACGGGAATCGACAATCCGTTTTCCCCGGGTGGAATATCGGGAGGACTTTTTGCCCATTTCTCACACCGGCCCGGCGGACCGGGGTCCCGTCGGATTATAGGAAGGGGAGCGGAAGGCGGCAAGGAGGGTGAGAGGCTCGCGCGCGGGGCGGCCGTCGTGTACCATGAACGCGCACGAGCGGCGGCATGACGCGGGCGGAGGAGCGATGCGGATCCAAACCTTCCTTCTTTTGTCGGCGGCGCTCCTCGCGTCGCCCGCGAGCGGCGGCGAAGGCGCGCTCCTTTACGACCGCGCGGAGGGGGGCGCGCAGGGATGGGCCACCCCGACCGGCCGTCTCCTCCCCGGCCCGGCGGGGCTCGAACTCCGAATCGCGGACCCGGTTTCCTCCTTCCTCAGCCCGGGCGGCCTCGCGGTCGACGCCGGCCGCGTCGATCGCGTCGAGATCGACCTCCGCGTCGAACCGCCCGGAACCGGCGCGTTCCTCTACTGGACGGACGACGCGGAGAACGGTTTCGTCCCCCAATGGCGCGTCCCGATCCCCGAAGGCCGTTCCGTGACCCGCCTCTCCGGCAGTCCCTTCTGGCGCGGAAGCATCGACCGTTTCCTCCTCGCGCCGGAGCCGGGGGCGACCCGGGTGGTCCTCTCGCGCTTCGAAACGCGCGGCCCGCGCGGCGCCGGAGAACGATCCGCCCGGCTCTGGCGCCGATTTTGGGAGACGGAACTGCGCGCGCAATACTCCGTGAACGGGATCCTCGGGGCGCGCGTCGGGCCCCTCCCTTTCCCTCTTCTCGTCGGCGTCCTCTCCCTTCTCATCCCGCTCCTCCTCGGCATGCGCGGCGGGAAAAAGGGACGTGGGGAACGGATCCGCCGCGGGGTTCGCGCCGGTCTTTTCGCGGGCGCCTTCCTTCTGGCGCTCCGGAGCGGCGCGGACATGATTCAGACGTGGCGCGTGGACGACGCTTTCTACGCCGGGAAGAGCCTGAGCCGAAAAATGGAGGCGGCGAATCCGCCCGGTTTCTGGCGGCTCCTCCGAGAGAGCAAGGACTGGATCCCTCCCGGCGAGAGGGTGGAGGTGCGCGCCGAGCGCCCCTACCCGTATGAGAAGGCCGCCTTCTATCTCTACCCGCGCCGCACGGCGGACGGCGCCCGCTATGTCGTTTCCTACCGCGCGCCGGCGCCGCCCGACTCCAATGCCTGTGAGGAGATCCTGCGCATCGAGGGGACGGGAACGCTCTACCGGAGGATGGAGAGATGAAGGGGGGGCTCGCCGCGGCGATTACGATCGTGCTGATGCTCGCCTCCGGCGAGGGGCTCCTCCTGCTCGTGGGCGGAAGGCGCGCCGCCGGAGGGATCGCCGCCCGCCTCGCCGCGGCATTCGGGCTCGGCGTCGCCCTCATCGCCACATGGTCTCTCCTCCTCGCCATCGCGGGCGCGCACGCCTCTTCCCTCCTCCTCGCCGCGCCGGTCCTTCTCTATCCCGCCGGCCGCCTCCGCGCCGGAGGCTCCGGCGCCGCGCTTCGGATCGCCGTCCCCCGCATCCGCCCCGGAGCCGCCGCCGCGGCCGCCTACGCCCTGGTCGCCGTCCACGTGGTCTACGTCTTCCGCCACGCCCTCCTCCGGCCGATCCACGGCTGGGACGCCTGGAGGATCTGGTCCTTTCGGGCTAAAGTGATCGCCGCGGAAGGAGGATTTCCGGCCGACTTCTTCGCCGGCGACTGGGCCGGCTTCCCCGGCTACCCGCTCGGCATCCCCTTCGTCGAGGCGTTCATCGCCCGTGCGATCGGCTACTGGCACGAACCGATGATCAAGTCGATCTTTCCCCTCTTCTACGTCGGCGTGGTCGCTCTCGCGGCGGTCCTCCTACGCGCATCCGCCGGGCGCCGCGCCGTCCCGGCCGGCATCGCGGTGATCGCATCCATGCCCCTTCTGGTTCATCACGGCACCGTGGCGTACATGGACCTTCCCCTCGCCTTCTTCCTTCTCGCCGCCGCGACCCATCTGGTCCTCTGGGAGAAAGAGGGGCGCGAGGCGAACCTGCTCATCGCGGCGGCGCACGCCGGCTTCCTGGCGCAGGTGAAAAACGAAGGGCTTCCCCTCCTCCTCCTCGTCACGGCGGTCTACCTGTGGCGGGCGCGGCGCGCGGGAACGCTCCGCCGGACCTGGCCGCGCTGGTTCGCGCCGCTTCTTTTCTTCTCCCTCCCCTGGCTCCTCTTCAAGTACGGCGCCGGCGTCCCCGAATCGCCTTACCATCTCTTCGCGCCCCCCGGCCCGGCGGCGCTCGCCGGCCGGCTCCTCGACTTCATCCGTCTCACCCTCGCGGGCCTCTTCTTGAACGGGAGCTGGGGGATAGCCCCCTTCGCCCTCCTTCCGCTCCTCGTGCCCGGCGCGCGGGGGCGGGCGGGGACGCCGGCACTCCTCTTCGGCGGCGGACTCCTCCTCTTCGGCGCCGCCTATTGTCTCACCGGCAGCCACGACTTTCTGATGAACGGCACCGCCCTCGGGCGCAACCTCCTCGTCCTGATGCCCCTCGGCGCGGCCGCGGGGGTCGCCTCTCTTTTCCCGGAACCCTCCGGCGGGCCGCGAGTCTGATCGGGCCATACCCTTCCTGGTCCCCTCCGCGCGGGTCTGTTAAAATGGATTTTCCCCGCCCGAGGAGAGGGGTTTTTCCTATGTTTTCCACACGAGCGGCGAACCATAGAAACGACGACCGGGAGTGAACATGAAACCGAAGGACGAAGCGAAATACCGTTCCCCGATGGCCGAAGCCGTATTCGAGGCGTACCGGCGCGGGGAAGAGGACGAAACGATGAACCCCCTCGTCCTGGTCGGCCGGGACGGAAAACCGGTCGGCGCGCCCGACCCGGGGGATTCGCTCATCTTCTACGACATCCGCGGCGAGAGGGAGGTGGAGATTTCCGAGGCCTTCGTCGAAAAGGACTTCCCCCACTTCCCGGTGCGGGAGTGGCTCGACCTCCGCTACGTCACCATGATCCGCTATCACGAGAAGCTGAACGCGCGGGTCGCCTTCCCGCCGATCGGCGCGGTGGCGGGGACGCTGAGCGAAACGGTCGGCCGCGCCGGTCTCCGCCAGGCGAAGGTGGTGGAGACCGAGAAGCTGATCCACCTCACCTACTTCCTGAACGGCAAGAACCGCGACCCCTTCCCCAGCGAGGAGCATCACGGCATTCCCTCCCCCACGGTGCCGGACTACACCGCCGTGCCCGAGCTGGAGGCGGAGAAGGTGGCGGACACCATCATCGACCGCCTCGGCGATCCCGGCATCGCCCTCATCACGGCCAACTTCGCCAACATGGACGTGCTCGGCCACCTGGAGGACGACGACGCGGCGATCCGCGCGGTGGAGACGGTGGACCGCTGCGTGGGGCGCGTGGTGGAGGCGGCGCGCGCGGCCGGCGCGGACGTGCTGATCACGGCGGACCACGGGACGGTGGAGAAGCGCCTCTACCCGGAGGGGACGAAGGACACCGGTCACACCGACAGCCCGGTCCCTCTCGTCTACATCTCCGCGGGCGGCGTGGACGGCGTCACCTGCCGGGAGAAGGGCGCGCTCACCGACGTGGCCCCCACGGCTCTCGCGCTCCTCGGCTTGAAGCGACCGAAGGAGATGACCGGCGAGAACCTCCTCGGGGGCGTGCCGGAGAGGAAGGGACGGCGGCTCCTCCTCCTGATCGCCGACGGCTGGGGCTACCGCGAGGAGACCCACGGCAACCTGGTGGCGACGGCGAACACGCCGAAAATGGACCGTTATCTCGCCGAATGTCCCCACGGACTTCTCGCCGCCGCCGGCGAGGCGGTCGGCCTGCCGGAAGGGACCGTGGGGAACAGCGAGGCGGGACACCTCCACATCGGCGCCGGCCGGGTGATCTATTCGGACCGTCTCCGCATCGACAAGGCGATCGCGGACGGCTCCTTTCGCAAAAACGAAGCCTTCCTCTGGGCGATGGATGAGGCGGCGCAACGCGATAAAACCCTCCACCTCCTCGGCATCGTCTCCTTCTTCAGCAGCCACGGCTCGCTGGACCACTTGATGGAGCTTCTCGAGACGGCGAAGGAGCGTGGGGTGCAGCGCCTTCGCGTCCACAGCCTTCTCGGCCGCCGCGGTGAGAGGCCCGAGGCGGGCGCCGCGTACATCGAGGCGGTGGACGACAAGTGCCGTGAACTGGGACTCGGGGTGGTTTGCACGGTGACCGGCCGGTACTGGGCGCTGGACCGTGAGGAGAACTGGGATCGTGTGGAGAAAGCGTACCGGGCGATCGCATTCGGCGACGGGAGGACCGTCCCGCAAGCGTAGGGCGATATTCGCGGCGACCCTTCTGCTCGCCCTCTTTCCCGCGGGCGCGATGGGCGGCGGCGGGGCCGATCCGCCGTTGCCCGCCGGAGGGCCGCCCGGCCGGGAGGAGTGGATCCGCGCGCTCCGCTCCGCGCCGAAAAGGAGCATCACGCCCTCCCGCCGCGCTCCCGCCCCGGGCGACACGCTTCTCGCGTCCATCGCCGGCGAGATCCACGCCGACTCGCTCCGCCGGACCGTGGCGGATCTGGTCGCCTTCGGCACCCGCTACGAGTACGCCGCCGAACAGGAAAGCGCGGCGGCCTATCTGTACGACCGCTTCCGCGCCCTCGGCCTCGATCCCTACTACGAACCGT is part of the Candidatus Eisenbacteria bacterium genome and encodes:
- a CDS encoding S9 family peptidase, which gives rise to MRRTGSIPPIVLALLFLFIAACASDAPRVAAARKIPIRDFFRHPEETEYKLSPSGRHLAFVGVYQGRDNLFVRDIRTGESRRVTGDTERDVNRFTWGNDELLLYIQDDGGDENYKLYSVDIEEGAVRCLTDFDGVKTRLVSRLKKRPDEMLIGLNKRDPRIFDLYRLNTRSGAMEMVFENPGDIRSWMADEEGVIRIIDGTSMMYRRNAEEEFIETLTTDPDDIFDPWFFAPEEDHVYAYSNVGRDKIAIVEYDMAKGREVRVLFEHPEYDTFGDDERDLFDYCAKKEKLLYALYTGERRTYHFFDPEMAAWHWRLRERLGDYEIAIESRNDDADRFVLLVTSDRLPGRYYLYDANADDLQFLRDAAPWLEEARMAETRLIRYEARDGLLIHGYLTIPAGAEPKNLPLIVHPHAGPQWRNSWGFDAKTQFLANRGYAVFQPNFRGSEGYGKAFMRAGFKQWGLAMQDDITDGVHWLIDQGIADPDRIAILGWSFGGYAALAGMAFTPEIYACGVDMWGISNYFTFFGSFPAYWGPYLDEIRVRWGDPVEDSLQMAETSPALHADKFRAPILIVQGENDPRVKMSQSEEMVNALREAGKDVEYVLIPGEGHALSDEKKTIELMEKIEDFLARHMGKDVP
- a CDS encoding alkaline phosphatase family protein: MPHTALRFSVRIIATAITAVFLAGCGGGSDSRPTGLRVAVIGLDGATWDILDPWIEEGILPNLARLRAEGCRGDLESVLPPLSAPAWTSAITGVNPAKHGIFDFELVDRRKFLPVPATSLDRRAKAAWEYMTESGRRSVVISVPVTSPPDSVDGIMISGFPHLDQSGYTWPPELESELLGWRLDRYGEYLPPGGEDAFLVNLNATREARARIALDLFQNEDWELFWLVFMGTDKVQHFFWKFMDPEGREVDPELRERYGSAIRDFWIRTDEIVGTFLDAMDDRTVLFVISDHGFGPVTRELQVLRWLWGEGYCDPNPVRSRVLYFTHLGGRMTVNDKKRFPMGVVEPEARNALLHEIRDKLLALEDPENGAKVVRAAYKKEEIYNGPLMDDAPDLIFLPERGYFFGRGSPYEEGEGIFREPSYTFSAYHEPRGIFLAQGPFVKRGGVAGGMKLIDLVPTVLRLLGEPIPEEMDGRPMEGPFEPGIDERAPLRVTGRSITRDIPADAVAEARENLEALPYLR
- a CDS encoding Fe-S cluster assembly protein HesB, translated to MSIPVEKESELGGSEGRRGAPAAEIALAVRRPFRFRLMVLSHGWYALPPFRWDDGRRALDVAFRAEGEPVAFRVTSRRDRSEGQALRAAQIGGAPVGPAARREARAILRWVFRLDDDFAPFHRLAAERGELDFVVREGLGPFLRAPTLFEEFAKVLLTTNVSWSGTKRMVRNLIDRAGAPVRPWRGGSAAPRLFPNPSAVVRLGEKGLREQCGLGYRAPYLYALAAAVRGGDLDLDGFADPPRGTEELAASLASIRGFGPYAVSTLLVSLGRYDRLILDSWIRKTVSDVHFRSRPVTDRAIERRYAPWGRWKTLACWFDCAWASWLGNAHAAGETPDL
- a CDS encoding phospholipid carrier-dependent glycosyltransferase — its product is MKGGLAAAITIVLMLASGEGLLLLVGGRRAAGGIAARLAAAFGLGVALIATWSLLLAIAGAHASSLLLAAPVLLYPAGRLRAGGSGAALRIAVPRIRPGAAAAAAYALVAVHVVYVFRHALLRPIHGWDAWRIWSFRAKVIAAEGGFPADFFAGDWAGFPGYPLGIPFVEAFIARAIGYWHEPMIKSIFPLFYVGVVALAAVLLRASAGRRAVPAGIAVIASMPLLVHHGTVAYMDLPLAFFLLAAATHLVLWEKEGREANLLIAAAHAGFLAQVKNEGLPLLLLVTAVYLWRARRAGTLRRTWPRWFAPLLFFSLPWLLFKYGAGVPESPYHLFAPPGPAALAGRLLDFIRLTLAGLFLNGSWGIAPFALLPLLVPGARGRAGTPALLFGGGLLLFGAAYCLTGSHDFLMNGTALGRNLLVLMPLGAAAGVASLFPEPSGGPRV